The sequence TCAATATTTGCAGGCATGAGATCTCATGTGGGTTTAGAAGTAGGGAGAGGATTTACATTAGGGTCCATAGATCAGGTCCCCAATTCTACTCACCAACCACCGCTGCTGGGCAGTCCAGGCAAAGGGAGCCCAGTGTGATCACTAGGTGCTCAATCTGCCCCACTACTTTCAGGTGCCGGGGTAGAGACAGCTTCTCTCCTTCATGCTTGTGAGATTTGACATGCTCCTTGAGTCTGCACCAGAGGAGAAGATACCAGAGGTTTCTGACGGAATCTGGCAATGTCTACCTTTTCACCCATAGTCAGAATTTTCCAAGGATTTCCTGGAACTAATTTACCAAGAAAGTGCTAGCCAGCCTATGCTTCTTTTTTCAGCACTTTGTCCTAAACATGCCAGGGGatataaagaaaactaaagacTCATTTCCTGTTCTCAAAGAGATACGCCACTGTGTGCATTGATAGAAGTAAGAGTTGACTCACTCAGAGAATCTATTCTGCATCCTAACATTGCCACCTGTGTGCAAGTTTAGCTAACATGTCCTTTTACCCATCTGTGGATAACAGATCCCAGAGAGGGCAAGTCAATTCTACTTTTAGAAGATACTCTGTTCAATGTCTAATTTTCTGTATGTCTTTTTCATGTCAGTCTACCCTCATCAGTTAGTCTTGGGCTCTAAGTTTAATGTCAGTAAGTGCATTGATATTGATATCAGCAAGAAATATAATGGAGAAAATCCCAATTAATTTAACTTGTCTGtacagaggaagaaggaaaaaaacagcACGAAGGTTTCACAGTTATGTAATGTGATTGGAACAGCTAGCACCCGAGCTATTATGGGTTGGTGGATAAATACTTAATTATGGGCTTTCTGTGCCAGTACTTTTGCTTTACTCCATTTCCTATCCTTTGGTGTTATAACCcatccaaaagaaaaataagtgcaGTTTTACAGATGGTTATTAATTCGTCTGGAATCATGGCAGTCTGCTACCTAATTATGCACAAGGACATGATTAGTCTTTCTGGAACCATCATGGTGCACTATGTCTCATCTCTTCACCACATTAAAAAGCTCAGGATTCTTCCCACGAGAGCACTTGTGTCCTGAACTCCCCCCACTACCCAGTATGTATAAAACCCATAGAGGCTGCTTCAGAGAGTCACATGATGGTGAGGGCTGAGGACAGAGTAGAAACAAGATGAAACAGGTCATGTAGCAGAGGTCACTGATTACACAAATCAAGTTTTGTGCAAGCCCTACCTAAGAAGATGGACATCTTGAAAGTAGTTTAAAATGGGCCATTATATCTACTCTAGTGATTGTTTCAATGTAGAGATTTGGGCTAAGAGATGACTTATTGTACTTAGGGATACAGAAGTGGAGAAGAATGTTGGGTTGATCCTCCTAATTTTGGGCCCATCAGGTACtttggaggaaagagaaggaagaagaaatgaaagtacAGATGGagtgaaaaggaagaagaatatATCTGTCAGAGAACTGAAGACATTCAATTCTGAGAGGTGTCTGCCCCTCACACCCAATACCCAGCAAGCTCAGCAGTAAGATCTCATATtatatttttcacagagagaaaaagcACTAAGAGACTATTGGTTAAATTACCCCGATGATGGTTCAGGCCTGGCAGCAATAGCAGTCCGAGTCTAAGTTCAGTTTGATGCTTTTTGGGACAGGCAGTGTCACCTTCAGAAGGACCCTGAGTTAAGCTAAATCCAACCACATTCCCTGCTTTTACTCATCAGGCCTAATCTGTTGTCTGGGCAGGTCACAAATTAACAACAGGATATGGCACACAATGAACCAAGAATCTCACATTCTCTCCAGAGCTCGCATGTCTTTCTCAAGACTTAATAGGTGGGAGTTAATGGAAAGTCTGAGGCCTGCCTGGCTCAATGAATTCTCTGAGATCCCTCACTCTGTCCCGCTACTAAGGACTGGTTCCAGCTGATATCTGAGCTCTGCACACTTCTCTTGGAGCCTCTGTGGAGACCCTCACCATCTCTAACCTCAAAATAGACTCAGGCAGAGTGACTAGCATCTGAATTCCACCCAGTACAAGTAGCTACTTACCCCAGTCTATACACACAGGCTGAAGAGATGAGATTATATTGACAGCCTGTGTCAATCAGGGCTTTCACGTCCTTTCCAGCGCACTGTGGAGAGGAAACATACTGTTCAGTAGGAGCAAGGGAAGGGAGACCCAGAGAGCAAGCCGCAGATGTCGTGTGAAAGGCAGGTTTGGGGAGAATCCTCACAATTATGGGTTTGTAGTGTCCCATCTTTACCCACTGCTAAGTCTCCTTTGAGGGGCTCTTTTTCCTGCTCAGTCTAGAGATGACAGAAGATCCCAAAGGACTTTGGGTTTTTCATTCTATATATCAagtaacgtgtgtgtgtgtgtgtgtgtgtgtgtgtgtgtgtgtgtgtgtgagtgacatAGCCCTTTGCAAATCTGATGAGTGTTTTGGTCCTTTTTCCCATAAAgatgcacacacatacaaaatacTGCACACACTTTCTGTCTTGCATGGAGTGCCCTCCTTAAAACTCATTTATGAATCCCATGATATGACCCATACTCTACAATTTGGAGGTGAGAGACCCATTTCTGATTATAACGAGCCCAAATCCTACTCGCCAGCAAACCCTGGAAAAGCTGTTCTCAGAACATTACCTGGCAAGAAACCAAAATCATGTCATCATCCTCAGACTTCTTCAGTCCCTCAGACTTAGCCTGATTGAGTTTGTTGGTCTTGGAGGTCCATGGGACACGACTGCTTCGGAGCTTAGACAGGTTGGTTTCCATGAGGCGCCTCTGCAGAATGTTATGCGGTTGCTTGAGGAATAGAAAGCAGAGGCTTCTTAATGACAGGTCATTTCCCCTCCCCGAACTGTCCCCCAGGTGCTGCTGACATAATGCAGGAGCCTCACATAACTGAGCTCTACCTCTGCGTCTTAGGTAGTCTTCCTTCAAGTAGGGACTTCATTGGTACGGTCAGAGCAGGTACTATAAACCAATTTGCAAGTAGGCCACTCTGAATGAAAGAGCCAGGTGGACACTGAAAGATGGGGATGGGGCCAATGAATATTCTGAGGCTAAAGAGAACTGAAGGACCCTTGTGATTTGGACTTCCTGGGCCTACTGCCTTCCCGCCCCTTACAAGGGCATTTCAAGAGAGGAGTGGCCTTAGTCTATGTGGAGTAGGTGTATCTTCCAGGGGACTGACAGAGGGGCAGCTTATTTCTACAGGCCGAAGAAACCCACTGAGCACTGGATTCAGAAGCTCTGCCTATTTCTATTTCAAGTCTCACTCCCTTTCAGTCTTATCTTTTGGACCCAGATGTATACATATGCCTTAGTGGCCTGAGGGCTGAGTGAGTCACCCATGGGTGGATGGGGTGGGAAGACAGGAATTCAGACCTGCTGAGCAAACCTCTCAGGAGACACACTTTGGAACGTGGCAGAACCCACAGGAATCATCCTTACTGACATCCCCTGAATCTCCAGGAGTAAAAGACAGCTCCTGCCATATGCTTGTCATCCATGCCCGTCTCTTCAATGGGCCAAAAAGTGTGAGTATACAAGGGGCAGAGACTGACCAAGAAGCGGGGGACTTAACTTGACCTTGTATCTGTGTCAGGATACCGAATGTTAGAAAGCAGAGTGAGGATTGTGATTTCAAATCTGCTCTTTGATTGAGCTTAGGAGAGTTCCCAGGGCAGATATATCCATTCTCTACTGCTTCTACCCACAGTGGCCTCTAGAAAGTATAAGCTACCTCTTGATAAGAAGTTGTTTGACCTGAGAAACTTCTACACAAAGCATCTTATTCCCAGTTTACATTAACATTCGAAATCCCTCAAAGTTTAGCTTCTAACCATAAGCTCCTATGTAAACCATACCAGGTAGCACTCCAGTTCTAGGGGGAAGAGAGTCATTCTTAGAAGCCCAGAGCCTAGAACTTTTcccagggaagggggaagaaCAGGAGAAGGTCTTCATTTTCCACCACCTTACAGATTTCTGAGGAAGAATGGAGTCAGAGCCATGACTCACTGTAACCCTGCTGAGGTGAAGAAACATATTCCCGAAATACACTGATTCTTGGCAAAGCAGATTCTAAATTAGTATTcttgagaaaaggagagaaagggacaCTTTAAAGAAAATGAGCTTCTTAACTTGATAAGGAGCCAGAGGAAGTGCTAACTCTGTCAGGTTTCCTGATGTGCCATTGGGAGAATGCTTTGCTCctcaaaagaaacagaaattcttcATTCTTATTTCTCTCATTAATAAGCCTGGATTCCTAACTTAAGTCATACTACAGCAGGGTGTTTGTTTCTGTCAAGTCCAACTCAGAAAGTTTGGGGCTTTTCTTCTACATCGTTTTGCTGACCACTTTATCTGGttactcttttttgttgttattaatccttacccgaggatttgttttccattgaattttagagagagtggaagggaggtaggcaggaaaagggagagggagagggagagggagaggaaatgatatgagagagacacatcgattggttgcctcccgcacttgcCCTGatgttccaaccactgagcaacacttggccagggctatctggttactctttaaaaaaaaattttttttttttattgcttaaagcattacaaagagtattacatatgtctccttctttttATCTGGTTACTCTTAATCTTGCAGAGGAGTCTAATCACCACTGGATAGATAAGGTAAATGAAGAAAGTTCTAAAATTACTTTCCTTGAAGTCATCTCTCTTTTGAATTTTCCTCCCTTCCTACTGGACCCTTCCTCCACAGGCTATAAAACATACTCAAAGTTCTCATGTATTGGGGAGAAAACCTCAGATCCTGCCTCCTCAACTCTATACCCCCCTCTAATCACACCCTTGTTGTGAGAGGTCTTTTTAAAGGAAAGCTGAAATCACTATATCTAGTTCCTGATACCTATAATTTCTTCAATGAGTTACTTTTGAATTCATAGCACCAATAATGACTTCCTAATTTCCAAATCTGATATTTTCAGCCTTCATTTTACTTGACTGCTCTAGGGCATTTAGCCCTGCTGACTATAGTCAGTCCTCCATACCCACAGGCTTTGAATCCACCGATTCAACCAACTGTGGACTGAAAATAATCAGGGGAAAAACACCTCAGGAAGTTCCAAAGAGCAAACCTTGAATGAATCAAGAGATATGTAGGCATACCCAGCTGTAGCCTGTATACATATGCTACCCCATTTTATTTAAGGGACTAAATCCGTGAACTTTAGtattggcgggggtgggggtgggggtggtggtggtggtggctggaaCCAATCTACCATGGATACTGAGGGGTGACTATTCCTTTATTTGTCCCTTTCTTTAGTAACCAAAGAAGGTTCAAACACAATACATGCTCCATGTAAAATATTCATACATCACTGAAGtacataaaattaaaagggaaaggCTCCCCAACTTCTCAACACCCTTCCAGTTCCACTCCCTATAAATAACAACCATTAAATTTAGCAatctattattaaatttttttattgatttcagagaggaatggagagggagagagaggtagaaacatcaatgatgagagagaatcattgatcggctatctcctgcacatcctacactagggatcaagcccgcaacccaggcatgtgcccagaccggaaattgaaccatgacctcctggttcataggtagatgctcaaccactgaatcacaccagccaggcagaagtCTATTCTTTTCAAAAATCTAATACAGTTACAAGCACATACAGAAATAAGGTCATACTATAACACTGTTCTAaaatgttctgtttttgtttaacaTATGAAAGGTATTTTTCTGTCAGTATATATAattctattcattcattttcataacTAAAAGTATTCATAGTATAATTCGAGAGTTGAAAATTCACAGTGAATAAACCCGTATAAACCTCCAAGATGTGTttctgtggtcatttttattatgCCTACATGTTTTCAATGACAGTATAACTACATATTTACTTCTGCTCTGAACCGAAATGTTACTAAAATGATTGATAGTTTAGGAATAAGAAAGGCCTAAAACTAGAATAACAAAAAGAAcagtaaataaaatgataaagagaGAGATTCTGACAAAATTTTGGAATCTGGAAAGTAGACAGAAAAGTGGTATGTGAACTAGACTAGAGAAAGCTAAGTGTGTCATACCATTCTACTTCACAGAAGGCTAGAATGTTAAGACTGCCAGATGCTCATCAAAACCCATCTTTTCGTCTTGCTGGGCAGATACCTAGCTTATGCTTCCCAGCCTTCCCTGTAGTTGGGCATGCGCATATGACTGAGTTCTAGCAAACAGAATGTGGGTGTAAGTGACATGCACCACTTCTAGACCTGGCCCATAAAAATCTGTGCACACTCCTCCATATTCTTTTCCTCTTCTGACTGGCTGGAATGGAGATGACCTCTACGGTAACCTTCTTGGAGATCACATGTTGAAGACAAAAGAGTCACTGTCAGCATGGGTCTCTAAATGACTATAAAGGAGGGCCGTCTTACTGACTTTTCCACTAGTACTGctacttaagaaaaaataaactattatgtTTCAGCTATTATATTATTTTGGGGTCTAGCTGTAAAAGCATTTTTCCTCCTCAAACTAAAATACTGGAAAGGCTGTGGAGTTAGAGGTATTAGAACCTCTACAGTTGGAGGGTACAATTAAGGTTGGAAACAGATTAGGGTAAAGTCTGCATAAGACTCCCACTTGGCCCAGACAACTGGGAAGAACACcaaaagtttattctttattAAGAGTAAATAAAAAGACTCTGTTTGGTAGATAGTTTGGCTAGGCTAGAAATTATGCACTGTCAGATTTATAAAACAACTACAAGTGAAGATGGCGTAGCATACTAAGCCAGAACTGAGGGATATAAGTTCAAAGACTGAAAGGGCCCACAATGAGCCTGgcataatgaaagaaaaagatcCACACTAAGATTTCACATCACTATGAGTTTCTAGAATATCATAGATGACCAAGTTTCTAAAAGCTTCCAAAGAGAAAAGGATGATACAAATACAAAGAATTAGGAACCATCCATTGGCGTAGGACTGCTCAATGGTAATAATGGAAACTAAAAGACAATGAAAAACCTGGCAGTACATAATTTCTAAACCTAGTCAAACTATCAATAAAGATTCAGCAGGTAGTTCCCATACGTTCTCAAGAAGCTACTGAAGGATATGCTCCACCAAAGTGAGGGAAACCAACGAATAAGGAAAGAAAGCATAGGATTCAAGAAATAAAAGATCCAATAGAGAAGACAGGCAAAGGAAATTCTGAGAATGGTGTTGAAGGAAAAGTTGAGGATACAGATTGTATAACAGGTCTTGAGAGCAACCAGTCTAAAATGAAATAGGAAGATAGAGAGCTCCAGGAAGAATGTCtccaagaaaatttttttttaaaagggcctGCTAGATCACCTTCAGTTTTAAGGCATCTGAAGTAGATTTAAATTTTACATAGAAAATTAAGTAAATtggcctggctggtttgactcagtggtgaGCCTGgtttggcctacggactgaaaggacCTGgtttcgattttggtcaagggcacatgcctaggttatgggctcaatccccagttgggggtgtgcaggaggcacccaatcaatgattctctctcatcattgatgtttctatctctctctccctctgccttcctttctctctaaaaatcaataaaactaattttttaaaaaagaactatgttttttaaaaaagaaaatgaagtaagtAAATGACTAGGGAATTAGtaatcttgaaaaaaaactaATATGTATATGAAAAAGGAAACAATTATAACACACTAGaagccagtgcacgaattcgtgcatgggtggggtctggccagcccgccccatGGGGTCAATCAGGGGAGGGGCCGcagcagttggctggctggccccgccccctggttgaacacccacttgaactcccagtcaaggcgacaattggcatattagccttttattagataggattatttgaTTCAAAtgtgaataatcctatataataaaaccctaatatgcaaatcaactgaacagtgaaatgaccagttgctatgacgtgcactgaccaccagggggcagacgcgcaatgcaggagctgccccctggtggtcagcatgctcCCACAAGAGGAGTGTCACTCAGTgggaagccgggctcacagctggcaagcacagtggtggtaaggagcgaggggtcccagactgcaagggggatgtccacctgctggcttaggcctgctccctggcctaAGCCAGTAGGCGGCCaccccttgaggggtcctggactgggagagtgcgcaggccaggctgagggaacccccgccACCCactgcacaaaattttgtgcaccaggcctctagtatgaacaTAATCATGATAATGTAAGCAGTAAATGCTGATTTAACCCCAAAACAGTTATTtaacataatataaatataaaaggacagaaaatcaatagataatgataaaaatcaataaatcaaaaagatgtttatttgcttgtttactATTTCATTCCCCCAACTAGAGTGTTAATTCCACAAGGGCAGGGATCTTGATTTCCTTGATCACAGCCATATCCCCAACTCTTGACATAgtaatgaagaaataaatctcTATCCTTGACTTCTTCAAAAAGCCTTTCTTGATTAACATCATCTAGTTCTTTCTTTCAGAGTCCCTTTAGTTCTTGCACATTGTTACATAGTTTGTTCTACTTGAGTTTCCACTCCTTGATTGTTGCTTTGTAAGTTTGCTTAAGTGGTTTATTTTAATGCTTGTTGAAATACTGGCTTCCCAAGGGCTGTCATCTACATTCCTGATTTCCTTCAAGATACACACTAGCATTAGCTAGCAGGTGTTGCAGGGACTCTGATGGCCTTTTGGACATAATTCTCAAGTCATCCTCCTGACATGAATCCTTCTTTTATGCTTTAACTAAATAAGGCAACTACTAACCTAAGCAGTTCCTGATTCTCCACTGTTCCTGAAACGTAGCTGCTAAATCCTAACCAGGGTTTAGACATCTAAATTCTAACCAGGAAAGCTCAAATGTGCTGCCTCCATCACCATTTGGAGCTTCTGAAGGAAATGGTGCTCTGTGGGCAGTGCTGTTTTCTGGGTGCAAATAGTTGAGGTTCCTCAATCTGGCACACAGTCTGCTTAAAGCTCTTCTAATCAGGTTGTAGAATAGGAAGGAAAGTGAGGTGAAAGAAAATAGATTAAACTGCAGGATGCCACACAATCATGAATTGAGCAAGAACTTCTAAGACTACTTTCTCAATTCCTTTACCTATGCTGCACCAAACCCGCACAGAAACAAACTAATGGGATTTTGTGGTTTACAGAATGGACCAGACTGAAAAATAGGGAGGATGACAGATATCTGCCTTTTATGTAGCACTTACTCAGTTTCTAGCTAGCAATAGAACCATAATTACAACCAGGTAGAGACAGGGGTCAGCAAATACAGTCCACAAACCAAATCCAGTCTGCTGCCCATTTCTATAAATAAAGGTTTATTGGAATACAACCAATCCTACTCATAaactgtctgtggctgcttttgcacaACAATAGCAAAGTTGAGCAGTTGAGACAGAGACTGTTCAGCCtgtaaagcaaagagaaaaaaaaagtcactatctggtcctttacagaaaaaggttGTCAACACCTGACTTAGAGTTGtagttaaaaatatatgctttggagtcagacagagcTGAGTTCAAGTTAGTAAGTACCTTGTacttttgtgaggattaaatgacataatatGAAGCACTCAAATGTTAGTAAGTGTATATACATTAAATTCTTGCTCAGCCTAAAATTGAAGCTGCTTACCACTCACTATTTTTCCCTAAAAGAGCATGAAATCacattatttttctcatataCAGTTTATAGGTAAACATGGACTCCTGATTGACTCTCACTTCAAGCCCAAAATACATGTCTCTATCTGACCTTGGAAATCTAAAAGGGCACTAATATCTATGCCTTCTCTTCTTTGTTTACAAGCTAAATATACAACATATGACCCATTCTACCCCATGGGAATATAGACAGGCTGGCCCTGGCTTTGCAGTTGCTCAAAGACACATGGGCACCCACATAAGGCAGGCTGTCACATTGCCCCAGGCCTTCTGTGTTCTCTTCGCCTTTGCCTTGTGCTCCAACAGACACATTATTTCAAAGAGAACAGCCTGATTCCTCATTGTTCCCTGCTTGTGGACTGGTCTGAGATGGTCGTTTCTCAGCTGCCATAGCAGACTGTATTTTTGTTAGAAAGGATTCACATATAGGCAGGGAATTGGACTAGATAACCTGTAAGTAAGTTCTTACTCTGAGATTCTATATATAGGGCACACTCTGGAGACAGCCTCCTCTCCATACCATCTCACAGTCAATTTACTCACCAGGGAATGATGATGCTATAATCAGATGCTGGTCTGATTAAAATTGTCACCCCAGGCCATACTCATCCCTTCTTCCACTGACCTCCTCTGGCTCTTAGTGACTGTAACATCGTGGCAACCAGCACAGGTTTCCAGGTGATGTTCCTTCTCTTCTTGTGAACTGTCTACGCCACAATTATACTTGAATAACTAATAGAAATCCCAAACTTAACTTGTTAAAAAATCAAATTCCTGATTCTTTTTCCCTATCCCTAACCTGCTCCTCCTAGTCTCACCCATTTCAGTAATGACAATTTTATTCTTCCAATTGCTAGATCAAAAACCTTGAGGTCATTCTTGACTACTCTTTCTTTCAGACCCTTAATCCAATCCATCAAGTAAACTTGTCAgttctgccttcaaaatatatccagaatcggATCTTTTTTTGGTCCCCTTCACTGCCATCACACTGCTGTGAGCCACCTTCATCTTTCACTTATCAGTCTCCTGGCTTCTACTCTTACCCCTCTACAGCCTAATCCACACAGTAAtctgagtaatatttttataaaagaagtcATGTCATGTCACCCCTCTGCCCAAAGTCTTATACTGGTTTACCATATTGAATTAAAAGCCAAATATCTGGAAAATGACCTATACGTACTCTGGCCTCCACTACCTCTCTGATGTTGTCTCCTATCACCCTCCCCATTGCTCACTTTGCTCTGCTCAGAATGACCTTCTCAAATTCTTCAATTACATCAAGCACACTGATAATTCAGGCCTTTGCATTGCTGTTTCTCCTGCCTAGAACATTCTTCCCCAAGATAATTTGCTAATTTCTTTCAGTATCTCCTAAAATGCAATCTtatcagagaggccttccctaaTCACCCTATATAAAGTAGCAAGGTTCCACTCTACCCTACCCTGGCCACTCACTGTACTCCCTATTCTCCTTACCctggtttattttctccatagcatCTAtcaattcttcttcttcttctttttttttaaatcctcatcggAGGATATGTTTCCtttgattctagagagagtggaagagagagggaaagacagaaacatagatgtgaaggaaacacatcaattggttgcctcctgcatgtgcccttaccagggctcagatgggggaggagcctgcaaccgaggtatgaacccttgaccggaattgaaacggaccccttcagtccacaggccaatgctctatccactgagcccaactggctaGGACCTAGcaattcttgtttgtttgtttttataggtaagagatttttaatacattttatcagAATTCAACATATGAAATATGCAGacataaattaaaaaggaaatttgaaTAATTCAGTTAACGTACTTTATCTAAAAAACATGTGCTAATCTTCCTTACCCCAAAGCAGAAAATGCACActcctttttcttcatcaaaCTAAAAGTCTCCCATATACACAAAATGGTGAGGTACCAGGCCCACTGGGTCCACTTTTACTTGTTGTTATTTTCCTGACTTCTTCCCCCTCAAGAATGTATGTTCCATAAGGGCAGGAACTCTGTTTTGGTTCACTATTTTATCTTCAATGCCTATGTTATTGCCTAAAATGTAAtacatgtttaataaatattgaacaGAATAAATTAATCTGTTCTGTCCTTATTCCTAATGGTTAAACTCCCTGTAGAgagaaattttgttattttcttctttgtggtcTAGAAGCTAGCAAGTGTTCTGACCATAGCAAGTGTTCAAACAATGTTTGCTGTAATTAGGATGCAATCTTGGCTCTGAAAATCTTCAGTTTGTATCAGATCCTGCCATGATACTGGAATTTCATATTCCTTTTCCAAGGTACCAAAGTTCTTTGGTCCAAAAACCTGCAGGATTATGGATGTTTTGTGGCATTATGAATGATTAAACTATAGGGTACCACCCATGGCTGCTCTGACAGAGATTCTGATCAGGTAGATCAGATACTCAGGATACAGAGCTAGTCGCTTCATGGTCTGTTGGCTTTGCTGTGGTCTACcatccttcccctggccttcATTTCTAATTCTAGTGACTTCTGCTAAAACATTTGGCTACAAGCAGAATCAATCACAGACAGGAACACAAAACTCTTGCTGGACAACTAAAGGATGGACTGatggtcaataatattataatattgaaAAGACTGCACATTATCTTATGACAGgactggttttaaaaaattaaaaagtccttATCTCAATGAGGAGATCATTTATGAGCCTGGTAGCTAAAACAAAAGAAACTCTAAGagtggaggttttttgttttttctccaatttcatcaactctgaaaaaaataataaatcaaataaaatattactcataTCTCTGATGTTGGCTCTTAATctaatacagaaaaaaaacagcACAAGATGAAaggacaaacaaaataaaagatccAGACATAAGAAATAAGTTAATGATGCAATTAATTTGCATAGCAGACTTTGTATCAGCCAACTACACACAATAGGAATAGGGCAAAGGCACGTCCTGGGCCAAGAGAACAAGACCACACTTGATGGCCAGTGGGTGCTCTTTGCCAATCCACAAAGGTGGCAGGCTAGTACCAAGTAGCAAAAATTCAGAAACAGCTTCACAAACGGTAGATAATTCAGAAAACCCAGCAA is a genomic window of Myotis daubentonii chromosome 9, mMyoDau2.1, whole genome shotgun sequence containing:
- the NRIP3 gene encoding nuclear receptor-interacting protein 3 isoform X2; its protein translation is MAQLSVIPGSATAWTGLLTEGGRKETDLREAASLRQQRRMKQAVQFMHKDSADLLPLDGLKKLGSSKDTQPHNILQRRLMETNLSKLRSSRVPWTSKTNKLNQAKSEGLKKSEDDDMILVSCQCAGKDVKALIDTGCQYNLISSACVYRLGLKEHVKSHKHEGEKLSLPRHLKVVGQIEHLVITLGSLCLDCPAAVVEDNEKNLSLGLQTLRSLKCIINLDKHQLIMGKTDKEEIPFVETVSLNEDNTSEA
- the NRIP3 gene encoding nuclear receptor-interacting protein 3 isoform X3; this encodes MFYSGLLTEGGRKETDLREAASLRQQRRMKQAVQFMHKDSADLLPLDGLKKLGSSKDTQPHNILQRRLMETNLSKLRSSRVPWTSKTNKLNQAKSEGLKKSEDDDMILVSCQCAGKDVKALIDTGCQYNLISSACVYRLGLKEHVKSHKHEGEKLSLPRHLKVVGQIEHLVITLGSLCLDCPAAVVEDNEKNLSLGLQTLRSLKCIINLDKHQLIMGKTDKEEIPFVETVSLNEDNTSEA
- the NRIP3 gene encoding nuclear receptor-interacting protein 3 isoform X4, producing the protein MLEGGLLTEGGRKETDLREAASLRQQRRMKQAVQFMHKDSADLLPLDGLKKLGSSKDTQPHNILQRRLMETNLSKLRSSRVPWTSKTNKLNQAKSEGLKKSEDDDMILVSCQCAGKDVKALIDTGCQYNLISSACVYRLGLKEHVKSHKHEGEKLSLPRHLKVVGQIEHLVITLGSLCLDCPAAVVVPVGPWATFKARRQ
- the NRIP3 gene encoding nuclear receptor-interacting protein 3 isoform X1 — protein: MLEGGLLTEGGRKETDLREAASLRQQRRMKQAVQFMHKDSADLLPLDGLKKLGSSKDTQPHNILQRRLMETNLSKLRSSRVPWTSKTNKLNQAKSEGLKKSEDDDMILVSCQCAGKDVKALIDTGCQYNLISSACVYRLGLKEHVKSHKHEGEKLSLPRHLKVVGQIEHLVITLGSLCLDCPAAVVEDNEKNLSLGLQTLRSLKCIINLDKHQLIMGKTDKEEIPFVETVSLNEDNTSEA